From a single Rutidosis leptorrhynchoides isolate AG116_Rl617_1_P2 chromosome 5, CSIRO_AGI_Rlap_v1, whole genome shotgun sequence genomic region:
- the LOC139849380 gene encoding uncharacterized protein, whose amino-acid sequence MCYGCEKAGYFKKDCPTGSKSAEPARERDFNINSSEARDDPKLVTGTFLLDNHHAYVLFDSRDDRSFVSRDYFHNLKNPVYSLENLYSIEILMSADKVYRDSKNRADIVCHQKAIRIPVTEHESLMVYGERTNKPLDFINCLRAQKHIRKGYLPMLVHVSKTESKGMKLEDVPILREFPDVFPDELPGLPPHRDVEFQIDLVPRAAPVARALYRIAPLELQELSRFWLRVNATEESDSLWVTTTKDT is encoded by the exons ATGTGCTATGGATGCGAAAAAGCTGGTTACTTTAAAAAGGATTGTCCGACTGGAAGTAAGAGTGCTGAACCTGCTAGAGAAAGAGATTTCAACATCAACTCTAGTGAGGCTCGTGATGATcccaagctagtcacgggtacgtttttacTCGACAATCATCATGCTTATGTACTTTTTGATTCTAGAGATGATAGgagctttgtgtctagagattaTTTCCATAATCTTAAGAATCCTGTATACTCATTAGAAAACTTGTACTCTATTGAAATTCTAATGAGTGCTGATAAGGtctatcgtgatt ccaaGAATAGAGCCGACATCGTTTGCCACCAGAAAGCGATTCGTATACCTGTTACCGAACATGAATCTTTGATGGTGTATGGAGAGAGGACCAATAAACCGTTAGACTTCATTAATTGTTTAAGGGCGCAGAAACACATAAGGAAGGGTTATCTTCCTATGCTGGTTCACGTGAGCAAAACTGAATCTAAAGGCATGAAACTCGAAGATGTGCCGATTCTTAGAGAATTTCCAGATGTTTTTCCAGACGAGTTACCCGGACTACCTCCGCATAGagatgtagagttccagattgacttagtgcctagAGCAGCACCTGTAGCGCGTGCACTGTATAGAATTGCACCTTTAGAattgcaagagttgtcta ggttttggttgcgtgttaatGCAACAGAAGAAAGTGATAGCCTATGGGTCACGACAACTAAAGATACATGA